In one window of Shewanella goraebulensis DNA:
- a CDS encoding SDR family oxidoreductase — protein sequence MAKSIFITGAASGIGLAAAKHFVQQGYSVGMADINLASLNEVTANWNTDNISLYQLDVCYFEQVTQAIADFCAQNNNCLSVLLNSAGILTIGTFENISNEQHLRTINVNVNGTINTSQAALPFLKNNQTSIIINMSSASSDYGVPELASYSASKFAVKGLTEALEIELAPYGIKVCDVLPPFIVTNMLITQHNTANVLTKLGRHLAVEEVVEVIEKQVSKPKTHRTVGMLYGVLHLLSNISPAYINRLFMKILSR from the coding sequence ATGGCAAAAAGCATATTTATAACAGGTGCAGCATCAGGTATTGGTTTAGCTGCTGCCAAGCACTTTGTTCAGCAGGGTTATAGCGTCGGAATGGCTGATATCAACTTGGCATCACTTAATGAAGTAACCGCCAATTGGAATACTGACAACATTTCACTCTACCAGCTTGATGTTTGTTATTTTGAGCAAGTGACACAAGCCATAGCCGATTTTTGCGCTCAAAATAATAACTGCTTAAGTGTTTTGTTAAATAGTGCCGGCATATTAACTATTGGTACATTCGAAAATATTAGTAATGAGCAGCACCTACGCACCATTAACGTCAATGTGAATGGGACAATTAATACCAGCCAAGCCGCTTTGCCTTTCTTAAAAAATAATCAAACAAGCATTATTATTAATATGTCATCAGCAAGTAGTGATTACGGTGTACCTGAATTAGCCAGCTACTCAGCCAGTAAGTTTGCCGTAAAAGGACTGACAGAAGCACTTGAAATAGAACTTGCACCATATGGCATTAAGGTGTGCGATGTATTACCACCTTTTATCGTGACGAACATGCTGATTACCCAGCACAATACAGCAAATGTGTTAACTAAATTAGGTCGTCATTTAGCCGTAGAAGAAGTGGTTGAAGTGATTGAAAAACAAGTCAGTAAACCTAAAACACATAGAACAGTAGGCATGCTTTATGGCGTATTACACTTGTTAAGCAACATTTCACCTGCTTATATAAATCGCTTATTCATGAAGATTCTGAGTCGATGA
- a CDS encoding alpha/beta hydrolase yields MGSLTSTDSTKTDDVQASSIRLQAPELESKQRLAAKLLTLTPLHKLPPKLFRPVYSAMDRLLGLSKIEIAKVIDSSIAITSQPHKTSAKTIKLRAYYPVFQKADGVDKVKTAQKTLVYFHGGGCVIGSIDTHDRFCRFLANHGKMNVISVNYRLAPEHKFPSPICDAIEAWNHVNENHQQLHINPNHIGIGGDSAGAYLACIIGLTHVQNELPVIAKTQPEFQFLIYPMLDLQGLTESYRKFDKQLILTRTLMDYFRDHYLNSLNEISQPLVSPLLIKDISQSPKTYLLTLGYDPLRDDGITYATRLKNAEVITHHQHFDDCMHGFISITKTSARAKQACHQIAMALNKFNDE; encoded by the coding sequence ATGGGTAGTTTAACTAGCACTGATTCAACGAAAACGGATGATGTTCAAGCTTCATCAATAAGGTTACAAGCACCCGAGTTAGAATCTAAACAACGCCTTGCAGCAAAGTTACTCACCTTAACTCCGCTCCATAAACTGCCACCGAAGTTATTCAGACCTGTTTATAGCGCAATGGATCGATTACTGGGTTTAAGCAAGATTGAAATAGCCAAGGTGATTGATTCAAGCATTGCCATTACCTCGCAACCTCATAAGACGAGCGCTAAAACCATTAAGCTTCGTGCATACTACCCTGTTTTTCAGAAAGCAGATGGCGTCGATAAGGTCAAAACAGCTCAAAAGACCTTAGTGTATTTTCATGGTGGTGGCTGCGTCATTGGCAGTATCGACACCCATGACAGGTTTTGTCGATTCTTAGCTAATCATGGCAAGATGAACGTTATTTCAGTCAATTATCGCCTTGCACCAGAGCACAAATTCCCATCCCCGATTTGCGATGCGATTGAGGCGTGGAATCACGTAAACGAAAATCATCAGCAACTGCATATTAACCCAAATCACATTGGCATTGGTGGAGATAGCGCTGGCGCATACCTTGCTTGCATTATAGGCTTAACTCACGTGCAAAATGAGTTGCCAGTAATAGCGAAAACTCAGCCTGAGTTTCAGTTTTTAATCTACCCGATGCTTGATCTACAAGGTTTAACAGAGTCTTACCGAAAGTTTGATAAACAATTAATTCTGACACGCACTTTAATGGATTATTTTAGGGACCATTACCTAAACTCACTAAATGAAATATCACAGCCACTAGTTAGTCCACTCCTCATAAAAGACATAAGCCAGTCTCCTAAAACGTATCTACTCACCTTAGGTTACGATCCATTAAGAGATGACGGGATTACTTATGCAACGCGTTTAAAAAATGCAGAGGTAATTACCCATCATCAGCATTTTGACGACTGTATGCATGGGTTTATCTCAATAACTAAAACCAGCGCCCGTGCAAAACAAGCATGTCACCAAATTGCGATGGCATTAAACAAATTTAATGATGAATAG
- a CDS encoding polysaccharide lyase family 7 protein, with translation MKKLQLSLLTATIIASSAAIAVETDTAKQFNLDPAKAPAQNFDLTNWKITLPELTETGKRKGKALEIDKYQLGNTKTPYEHSEWFYTNKDTGALVFVAPNEAPTTPNSKNTRSELRAMLADHYGEPKNNFVVASHPDAKAYGAIGGQLKATLSVDQVSTSGNFKKNGAFAVVIGQIHGSDNEPLKISYRKLPGHEYGSLSWNYELNPIPELQDAKDENGKKLRQDIRHNVFGQYNLREGSAEPIDGIKLGEIFAYQVDVKGDTMHLSFTKNPGAENEEVKVFSVDLAKGNYQGHEVDQGYGKDWMYYKAGAYNQCNTKKDSSDCQWRGMEAGDYTQATFYQLELNQ, from the coding sequence ATGAAAAAACTCCAACTTAGTTTATTGACTGCTACCATCATTGCCAGCTCTGCTGCCATTGCAGTCGAAACTGATACTGCCAAGCAATTTAATCTCGATCCGGCCAAAGCTCCTGCCCAAAACTTTGATTTAACTAATTGGAAAATTACCCTTCCAGAGTTAACCGAAACAGGAAAGCGCAAAGGAAAAGCCTTAGAGATTGATAAATATCAGTTAGGTAATACTAAAACTCCTTATGAGCATTCAGAGTGGTTTTATACTAACAAAGACACTGGCGCGCTGGTTTTTGTTGCACCAAACGAAGCTCCTACCACACCAAATAGTAAAAATACTCGTAGTGAACTACGCGCAATGTTGGCCGATCATTATGGTGAGCCAAAAAACAACTTTGTTGTTGCCTCTCATCCTGATGCCAAAGCATACGGCGCTATCGGTGGTCAGCTAAAAGCAACGCTGTCGGTGGATCAAGTCAGTACCAGCGGTAACTTTAAAAAGAATGGCGCTTTTGCGGTAGTTATTGGCCAAATCCATGGTTCTGATAACGAGCCATTAAAAATTTCATACCGTAAATTACCCGGTCATGAATATGGCTCTTTATCATGGAATTATGAGTTAAACCCTATTCCTGAGCTGCAAGATGCGAAAGATGAAAATGGTAAAAAACTGCGTCAAGATATTCGCCACAATGTATTTGGTCAATACAACCTTCGTGAAGGTAGTGCAGAGCCCATAGATGGCATTAAACTAGGCGAAATTTTTGCTTATCAAGTGGATGTGAAAGGTGACACTATGCACCTAAGCTTCACTAAAAATCCTGGCGCTGAAAATGAGGAAGTGAAAGTGTTTAGCGTCGACCTCGCCAAAGGCAATTACCAGGGACATGAAGTAGACCAAGGCTATGGTAAAGACTGGATGTATTACAAAGCAGGAGCTTATAACCAATGTAATACCAAGAAAGACAGCTCTGATTGCCAGTGGCGCGGTATGGAAGCAGGCGATTACACCCAAGCCACCTTCTATCAATTAGAGTTAAATCAATAA
- a CDS encoding MFS transporter encodes MTIITQNNVESNIVPPVVGLTFFAVASGFLMSLIPLSVTYFDIDLSLIPWLASVFYFGLLVGATCIQRVIKRLEHRRSFISFLTLVALTVVVMILVPHQVTWLVARFVAGMAVAGVFVVVESWLLMANCPKQRAKRLGLYMAALYGGSAVGQLAISVFGTDGIQPYLCVLLLLFMATLAPILMRSGQPHSHDQQSISRNEIRHINRPAIIGCMVSGLLLGPIYGLMPSYLTHTSTFSDHTGLLMASIIMGGMLVQPIASAMSTRMSKSLLMAIFCMLGCLAVMGVLESSTLAMMGFSLLLLGASSFALYPIAITLACDHLPIEKMVSATEMMLLCYSVGSVLGPLLATTFTETGNGLIIYLGVCLITTSIYMLMKSAETISSGQKPIAG; translated from the coding sequence TTGACAATAATCACGCAAAACAATGTTGAAAGTAACATTGTCCCCCCTGTAGTTGGTTTAACTTTTTTCGCTGTCGCATCAGGCTTTTTAATGAGCCTTATTCCTTTATCTGTGACCTATTTTGATATCGATTTATCATTAATACCTTGGCTAGCCAGTGTGTTTTATTTTGGTCTATTGGTTGGTGCTACCTGTATTCAACGAGTGATTAAACGGCTTGAACATAGGCGGTCTTTTATCTCTTTTTTGACTCTGGTGGCGCTGACCGTTGTCGTTATGATATTGGTGCCACATCAAGTGACTTGGTTAGTCGCTCGCTTTGTTGCTGGTATGGCGGTGGCAGGTGTATTTGTTGTTGTAGAGTCATGGCTATTAATGGCCAATTGCCCTAAGCAACGTGCGAAACGTTTGGGCTTATATATGGCGGCTTTGTATGGCGGTAGTGCTGTAGGTCAGTTGGCCATTTCAGTGTTTGGTACAGACGGAATACAGCCATACTTGTGTGTATTGTTACTCTTGTTTATGGCGACATTGGCACCCATTCTGATGCGTTCTGGTCAGCCCCATAGTCACGATCAACAAAGTATTAGCCGTAACGAAATCCGTCATATCAACCGTCCAGCGATTATTGGCTGTATGGTGTCAGGGTTATTGCTCGGTCCAATTTATGGATTAATGCCGTCGTATTTAACTCATACGAGTACATTTTCTGACCACACAGGGCTGTTAATGGCGAGCATCATCATGGGCGGAATGTTAGTGCAACCCATTGCTAGTGCAATGTCGACCCGCATGAGCAAAAGCTTATTAATGGCAATATTTTGCATGCTAGGTTGTTTAGCGGTTATGGGCGTACTTGAGTCTTCCACGTTAGCAATGATGGGGTTTAGTTTATTGTTATTAGGTGCCAGCAGCTTTGCATTGTATCCAATTGCAATTACGCTTGCGTGTGATCATTTACCGATTGAGAAAATGGTGTCGGCAACAGAAATGATGTTGCTGTGTTATAGCGTAGGTTCGGTACTTGGACCATTATTAGCCACGACTTTTACTGAAACTGGCAATGGACTGATTATTTATTTAGGCGTGTGCTTAATTACCACTAGTATTTATATGTTGATGAAAAGTGCTGAAACGATTTCGTCAGGCCAAAAGCCGATTGCGGGGTAG